The following are from one region of the Spirochaetota bacterium genome:
- a CDS encoding FecR domain-containing protein — translation MRSLNTNVLVPAAGAVIIAVFSLLLYLDMRGGKGVAHNEEIGTITFKRQTAQRKYASQVVWDDLAQNIPVYNYDSIRTSDMSEAVIKLKDGTEIALNENSMILLAMTKDDVSVDFTRGSIAANRDNADKKLNITAGGAVVALGEGALNLSRGRGEGLDLTLNRGSARVKLGESEKDVATDQRIVVADDVRVFNLTIRLSSPGPNEYFFTPAGKATIAFSWEPALGAGQAWLETAADQSFASITGARPVAGKAATLALPEGISYWRVRTADRATGKIEVSESRRLVLLKREPLVPITPSDGAVVRYTLNAPIILFRWSENAAGGMSTLSVFRDAKMENQIKSVSIAGTSIAVDDLALGTYFWRVERTISAGGKQIKDTGALRRLVVERSDTPVAPELVYPVEGAAVNRLALEREAAAFTWKKNTDHPLTRVEIARDRAFAQIVHTGDARGNVMRFARAFEPGAYYWRAVGIIDEKTSTPPSASRGFRVVETGDITLVGPAEGAIVAPEAPAENASVDFAWRRSGIAGRYRLQVARDASFAAGYRERTIDGTVVTLDDIEPGDYAWRVLLLDDEGNELMRSAPRLLGVRRPLPRPEVLSPADGNIVDMRDSDALNFRWRPVKDATQYRIGLYHVKKGIHNNILTKETRDTAIAMTELERLDVGDFYWTLQALEVSGGRTVARRSPEVRSRFSITLGGAARKPEIQSPRKIYVE, via the coding sequence ATGAGATCGTTGAACACTAACGTACTCGTTCCGGCCGCGGGCGCCGTCATCATCGCCGTCTTTTCCCTCCTCCTGTACCTCGACATGAGGGGAGGAAAGGGCGTCGCGCATAACGAAGAGATCGGCACCATCACGTTCAAACGGCAGACAGCCCAGCGCAAGTACGCGTCGCAGGTCGTCTGGGACGATCTCGCCCAGAACATCCCGGTCTACAATTACGACTCCATCCGCACTTCCGACATGTCCGAGGCCGTCATAAAGCTCAAGGACGGCACTGAGATCGCGTTAAACGAGAACAGCATGATTCTGCTCGCCATGACGAAGGACGACGTAAGCGTCGACTTCACGCGCGGCTCGATCGCGGCCAACCGTGACAATGCGGACAAAAAGCTCAACATCACTGCGGGAGGCGCCGTCGTCGCGCTCGGTGAAGGCGCGCTGAACCTGTCGCGCGGCAGGGGCGAGGGGCTCGACCTTACTCTGAACAGGGGAAGCGCCCGGGTCAAATTGGGCGAGAGCGAAAAAGACGTGGCGACCGACCAGCGCATCGTGGTTGCGGACGACGTGCGCGTCTTCAATCTTACGATACGGCTGTCCTCGCCGGGACCAAACGAATACTTCTTCACGCCCGCCGGTAAAGCGACGATCGCGTTCTCATGGGAACCGGCCCTGGGCGCGGGTCAGGCCTGGCTCGAAACGGCCGCTGACCAGTCGTTCGCGTCCATCACCGGCGCCCGGCCCGTTGCCGGAAAAGCCGCGACGCTGGCGCTGCCCGAAGGCATATCCTACTGGCGCGTGCGCACCGCCGATCGTGCGACCGGCAAGATCGAGGTAAGCGAAAGCCGCCGCCTGGTGTTACTGAAAAGAGAACCGCTCGTGCCGATAACCCCGTCCGACGGGGCGGTTGTCCGGTATACGCTGAACGCACCCATCATCCTGTTCCGATGGTCCGAAAACGCCGCGGGGGGCATGTCAACCCTTTCGGTCTTTCGCGACGCGAAGATGGAAAACCAAATCAAATCGGTAAGCATTGCCGGAACGTCCATCGCGGTCGACGATCTCGCCCTGGGCACCTATTTCTGGCGGGTCGAAAGGACCATATCGGCCGGGGGCAAACAGATTAAGGATACCGGCGCTTTGCGCCGTCTCGTGGTCGAACGAAGCGATACGCCGGTGGCGCCGGAACTCGTCTATCCCGTCGAGGGGGCGGCCGTCAACCGCCTCGCGCTGGAACGCGAGGCCGCGGCGTTCACCTGGAAGAAGAACACCGACCACCCTCTCACGCGCGTCGAGATCGCCCGCGACCGGGCGTTTGCGCAAATCGTCCATACCGGCGATGCGCGCGGCAACGTTATGCGTTTCGCACGGGCGTTCGAGCCGGGCGCGTACTACTGGCGGGCCGTCGGCATAATAGACGAAAAGACCTCCACGCCTCCGTCGGCCTCGCGCGGGTTTCGCGTCGTCGAGACCGGGGACATCACGCTTGTCGGCCCGGCCGAAGGTGCCATTGTCGCGCCCGAGGCGCCGGCGGAAAACGCATCGGTCGATTTTGCGTGGAGGCGGAGCGGAATTGCCGGTCGCTACCGGCTCCAGGTGGCACGCGATGCGTCGTTCGCCGCCGGTTATCGCGAGCGCACAATCGACGGCACCGTAGTCACACTGGACGACATCGAGCCCGGGGATTACGCATGGCGCGTGCTGCTCCTCGACGATGAAGGCAACGAGCTGATGAGAAGCGCGCCGCGCCTTCTGGGCGTCCGCCGGCCCCTGCCCCGGCCCGAAGTACTCTCGCCCGCGGACGGAAATATTGTGGACATGCGCGACAGCGATGCGCTCAATTTCCGCTGGAGGCCGGTAAAGGACGCCACGCAGTACCGGATAGGGCTGTACCACGTGAAGAAAGGAATACATAACAATATTCTCACCAAAGAGACCCGCGATACCGCGATCGCCATGACCGAGCTTGAAAGACTCGACGTGGGCGACTTCTACTGGACGCTGCAGGCGCTGGAGGTCAGCGGGGGCCGTACCGTCGCGCGCCGGAGCCCCGAGGTGCGCTCGCGCTTCAGCATAACGCTCGGCGGCGCGGCCCGGAAACCGGAAATACAATCGCCACGGAAGATCTATGTCGAATAG